In Aegilops tauschii subsp. strangulata cultivar AL8/78 chromosome 3, Aet v6.0, whole genome shotgun sequence, one genomic interval encodes:
- the LOC141042755 gene encoding uncharacterized protein: protein MDSFAAAPIMEVVVSDLAGAAMPPAFTCAYAFRTTEKTKRKKRRRERGGSPWRAAKPNAAGVYWPVGDAAVNGKKCKTAGAMILGGLPEDVLLQVATKLTAREVWDSLKVRFIGANRVRAARLATLRGEFDRLKMADGEALDAYVGRLGAMTARYASLGETLGDAALVKKLLDTVPDRVFLVVAGIEQFYNVDEALGRLRAFDERTRRRGQDSGEREGDQLLLTMAQWRAREREQGDDDCGSVASGNGDNRCGRCYKCGERGHFKRECPQLRKEPAAERALLTDTGVEDDGLL, encoded by the exons ATGGACAGCTTTGCAGCAGCTCCAATAATGGAGGTGGTGGTTTCAGATCTCGCGGGCGCTGCAATGCCGCCCGCCTTCACGTGCGCGTACGCGTTCCGCACCACGGAAAAgacgaagaggaagaaaagaagacgAGAGAGGGGCGGGTCGCCGTGGCGCGCGGCAAAGCCAAATGCGGCCGGCGTGTACTGGCCG GTGGGCGACGCGGCGGTGAACGGGAAGAAGTGCAAGACGGCGGGCGCGATGATCCTCGGTGGGCTGCCGGAGGACGTGCTGCTGCAGGTGGCGACGAAGCTCACCGCCAGGGAGGTATGGGACTCCTTGAAGGTGCGCTTCATCGGCGCCAATCGGGTGCGGGCAGCCCGGCTGGCAACGCTCCGCGGCGAGTTCGATCGCCTGAAGATGGCGGACGGGGAGGCTCTGGACGCATACGTCGGCAGGTTGGGCGCAATGACGGCACGCTACGCGAGCTTGGGGGAGACGCTGGGTGACGCGGCGCTCGTGAAGAAGCTGCTGGACACCGTTCCTGACCGCGTGTTTCTCGTCGTCGCCGGGATCGAACAATTCTACAATGTCGACGAGGCTCTTGGGCGGCTGCGTGCGTTCGACGAGCGGACGCGGCGCCGTGGACAAGACAGCGGCGAGCGCGAGGGAGATCAGCTGCTCTTGACGATGGCGCAATGGCGGGCGCGGGAGCGGGAGCAGGGCGACGACGACTGCGGGAGCGTGGCGTCGGGCAACGGCGACAACAGGTGCGGCCGCTGCTACAAGTGCGGCGAGCGCGGCCACTTCAAGAGGGAGTGCCCCCAGCTGCGGAAGGAGCCAGCGGCGGAGCGCGCGTTGCTAACGGACACCGGTGTCGAGGACGACGGCCTCCTCTGA
- the LOC109739162 gene encoding uncharacterized protein produces MATDRRIQPAGSGGGGGSSPGGGGVEPGLGRRLLHVLRAVYHMLRRGLCRKRLMMDLHLLLGRGKLAGRHFRDLLAHQPLAGGHRFGAAAAAGASPSALSMYQHDPRDVEFSCETTPVYEQAVFPFKIGRGRGRGRNYGGLDAATVAAAFEMMNAHAAGDTPGVSRATPSPMLALSLGRCPAGARQLRVTDSPFPVEPEGVDERVDAEADSFIKRFYEQLRMQQSTTPDNCTRRRG; encoded by the coding sequence ATGGCGACCGACAGGAGGATCCAGCCGGCCGGCAGCGGCGGGGGTGGCGGGTCGTCGCCCGGAGGGGGAGGCGTGGAGCccgggctcgggaggcgcctgctcCACGTGCTGCGCGCCGTCTACCACATGCTGCGCCGTGGCCTCTGCCGCAAGCGCCTCATGATGGACCTCCACCTGCTGCTCGGCCGCGGCAAGCTCGCCGGCAGGCACTTCCGGGACCTCCTCGCGCACCAGCCGCTCGCCGGGGGCCACCGCTTCGGCGCCGCGGCCGCGGCCGGCGCCTCCCCGTCCGCGCTCTCCATGTACCAGCACGACCCCAGGGACGTCGAGTTCAGCTGTGAGACCACGCCGGTGTACGAGCAGGCGGTCTTCCCCTTCAAGATCGGCCGCGGCCGCGGCCGGGGCAGAAACTACGGCGGGCTGGACGCTGCCACCGTGGCGGCCGCCTTCGAGATGATGAACGCGCACGCTGCCGGGGACACGCCGGGGGTGTCCCGGGCCACGCCGTCGCCCATGCTGGCGCTCAGCCTGGGGCGCTGCCCGGCCGGGGCGCGCCAGCTGCGCGTCACCGACTCGCCGTTCCCCGTCGAGCCGGAGGGCGTCGACGAGCGCGTGGACGCCGAGGCCGACAGCTTCATCAAGAGGTTCTACGAGCAGCTCCGGATGCAGCAGTCGACCACGCCCGACAACTGCACCCGCCGCCGTGGCTAG